The following proteins come from a genomic window of Maylandia zebra isolate NMK-2024a linkage group LG22, Mzebra_GT3a, whole genome shotgun sequence:
- the LOC101487821 gene encoding uncharacterized protein LOC101487821: MPRLQSGVWKHFTPAIKDGRETFMCNYCSKTYTKNATKMQMHLDKCKEYSVVSQQSPGPDGSSSASIPVPSLSFLPSATPGGQFLIDSVDQRSQAYADECLARAVYATSSPLTLTDNIYWKRFFSVLRPAYCPPPREALSSHLLDCEFDRVQSQVHESIGKADCVAIISSGWSNVKETGTIIYAVATPVPLFYKCTMTKEQTRTSTFIADELKGVINEVGSQKVFAVVTDDAPEMMAAWAQVEEAFPHISAIGCTASGVERLFDDIVAQPSMKSLCRRAEQVVRCVQERQMLSDTFRCWQTTKIRDHTSKGTALELPSGTNWTSVVNMFSSLLEGQNSLREMAVSPTLDIEVTVRATLQDAEFWKGLSSSRNLLYLIGNYIDFLKREDAALSGVVDMFSQLRYVIGTSLSASVLHSGEQKAVMESLDRCQEFCVKPIHAAAYMLDPKHVGQQTLTGEQINSAYYAISNLSHHLNLDEGKVLGSFARFSAKQGLWKGAGIWSSCQHVSASTWWKGLCSSEPLSAVAFAILQIPPTTGACERLWQHLRSMKMKGFVSAERVQKLVAVQANLNLLEPSDFDYAPLESDEEKKASFQSESHQ; encoded by the coding sequence ATGCCACGCTTGCAGTCCGGTGTGTGGAAGCATTTTACCCCAGCCATCAAAGATGGAAGAGAGACCTTCATGTGCAACTACTGCTCAAAGACATACACAAAGAACGCGACTAAGATGCAGATGCATTTAGACAAATGCAAGGAGTACTCTGTGGTTTCGCAGCAGTCGCCCGGCCCAGATGGGAGCTCCTCTGCCTCCATCCCTGTTCCCTCCTTATCGTTCTTGCCATCTGCCACTCCTGGGGGACAGTTTCTCATTGATTCTGTGGATCAGCGCAGCCAGGCGTATGCCGACGAGTGCCTGGCGAGAGCTGTGTACGCCACATCTTCACCCCTCACTCTCACAGACAATATTTACTGGAAACGATTTTTCAGTGTTCTTCGGCCGGCTTATTGTCCGCCCCCTAGAGAGGCTCTTTCCTCACATCTGTTGGACTGTGAGTTTGACAGAGTACAAAGCCAGGTTCATGAGAGCATAGGGAAAGCAGACTGCGTCGCCATCATCAGCAGTGGCTGGTCTAACGTGAAAGAAACTGGGACTATTATCTATGCTGTTGCTACTCCCGTACCGCTGTTTTACAAATGCACAATGACAAAGGAGCAGACACGCACAAGCACATTTATTGCTGACGAACTTAAAGGCGTCATAAATGAAGTCGGTTCACAAAAGGTTTTCGCTGTCGTCACTGACGATGCCCCGGAAATGATGGCAGCGTGGGCTCAAGTGGAGGAAGCTTTCCCGCACATATCAGCTATTGGCTGCACAGCGTCCGGTGTCGAGCGTCTCTTTGACGACATAGTGGCTCAGCCGTCTATGAAGTCACTGTGTAGGAGAGCTGAGCAGGTGGTGAGGTGTGTTCAAGAGCGGCAAATGTTAAGTGACACTTTTAGGTGCTGGCAGACTACAAAAATAAGAGACCACACTTCTAAAGGGACAGCACTGGAACTGCCCTCTGGCACAAACTGGACTAGTGTGGTTAACATGTTCAGCAGCCTCCTCGAGGGTCAGAACTCTCTACGAGAGATGGCAGTCTCTCCCACACTGGATATTGAAGTGACTGTCAGGGCTACTTTGCAGGATGCCGAGTTTTGGAAAGGGCTGAGCAGCAGTCGGAACTTACTGTACTTGATTGGGAATTATATTGATTTCTTGAAAAGAGAAGATGCCGCGCTCTCTGGTGTTGTCGACATGTTCAGTCAGCTAAGATACGTCATCGGGACTTCTCTGTCAGCATCTGTGCTGCACAGCGGCGAGCAGAAAGCTGTCATGGAATCATTAGACAGGTGTCAGGAGTTCTGCGTGAAACCTATCCACGCAGCAGCGTACATGCTCGATCCAAAGCACGTCGGACAGCAGACGCTCACCGGGGAGCAGATAAACAGCGCTTACTATGCGATATCCAACCTGTCGCACCATTTGAATCTCGACGAGGGTAAAGTGCTCGGCAGCTTTGCCAGGTTCTCGGCCAAGCAGGGACTGTGGAAGGGGGCTGGAATATGGAGCTCGTGTCAGCACGTGTCCGCATCCACATGGTGGAAAGGCCTGTGCTCTTCTGAGCCGCTCTCTGCCGTAGCCTTCGCTATACTCCAGATCCCACCGACAACAGGTGCGTGCGAGCGCCTGTGGCAGCACCTCCGTAGTATGAAGATGAAAGGCTTTGTCTCAGCGGAGAGGGTGCAGAAACTTGTCGCAGTGCAGGCAAATCTCAATCTTTTAGAGCCAAGCGACTTCGACTATGCTCCACTGGAGAGTGACGAAGAGAAAAAGGCTTCATTTCAATCAGAGTCTCACCAGTAA